In the genome of Sphingomonas sp. LR60, the window CGCTGCCGATGATCCCGCTGATCTTCGTCGTCGAGCTGCTGAGCTTCCTCGTCCGTCCGTTCTCGCTGGGGCTGCGACTGTTCGTCGCGATGACCGCGGGGCACATCCTGCTCAAGGTGCTGGCGGCGTTCGTGATCAACGGCATCAATCTCGGGCCGGGCTATATGGCGATCGTCTCGCTGCCCAGCTTCGTGCTGATGATCGGCATCACGCTGCTGGAGCTGCTGGTCGCGGCGATCCAGGCCTATGTTTTCGCACTGCTGACCAGCGTCTATCTGAACGACGCGGTCAACCTGCACTGAGTTTCCTTTTCCACCACTGAATTTCAACGGGAGTATTATCATGGACGCAAACGCCGCAAAGCTGCTCGGCGCCGGTCTCGCTGCAATCGGCATGGGCATTGCCGCGCTGGGCGTGGGCAACGTGTTCGCCGCGTTCCTCGAAGGCGCGCTGCGCAATCCGGGCGCTGCCGACGGCCAGCAGGGCCGCCTCTTCATCGGCTTCGCCGGTGCCGAGCTTCTGGGCCTGCTCGCTTTC includes:
- a CDS encoding F0F1 ATP synthase subunit C, with the translated sequence MDANAAKLLGAGLAAIGMGIAALGVGNVFAAFLEGALRNPGAADGQQGRLFIGFAGAELLGLLAFVTMIILVFVA